One genomic region from Sphingobacterium multivorum encodes:
- a CDS encoding DUF4886 domain-containing protein has translation MIKVKQVLVFVFLIVFFLKNNRLNAQNKSLDDGVLRILAIGNSFSEDAIEQNLYELAKAGKKKIVIGNLYIGGAPLSLHVSNAKEDKPAYRYRKINLDGQMLEKANERLSEALVDEAWDYISFQQASPLSGDYDSYAKDLPLLYDYVTKHILFPETKYILHQTWAYQNGSSHEGFVRYNRSQDSMYRAIANTSQEVFNWGNFDLLIPSGTAVQNARSSFVGDHFTRDGYHLNLNYGRFVAACTWYEALFHENVLNNTFLPLKVTYVEGEIARAAAHKAVESPYAVTVLKDFQFMN, from the coding sequence ATGATAAAAGTAAAACAGGTATTGGTTTTCGTCTTTTTAATCGTGTTTTTTTTGAAAAATAATCGATTAAACGCACAAAATAAATCTTTAGATGATGGTGTGCTACGAATATTGGCCATCGGTAATAGTTTCTCGGAAGATGCTATTGAACAGAATTTATATGAATTGGCGAAAGCCGGAAAAAAAAAGATAGTAATCGGCAATCTCTATATTGGGGGGGCTCCTTTAAGTTTACATGTTAGCAACGCAAAAGAGGATAAGCCGGCTTATCGCTACCGTAAAATCAATCTTGACGGGCAGATGTTGGAGAAAGCAAATGAGCGCTTATCTGAAGCGCTTGTAGATGAGGCTTGGGATTATATTAGCTTTCAGCAAGCAAGTCCGCTATCAGGAGATTATGATTCGTATGCGAAGGATCTACCGCTCTTATATGATTATGTAACAAAACATATTTTATTTCCTGAAACCAAGTATATATTACATCAAACCTGGGCGTATCAGAACGGTTCATCGCATGAAGGTTTTGTTCGCTATAACCGTAGCCAAGATAGCATGTATAGGGCTATTGCCAACACTTCGCAGGAGGTGTTTAACTGGGGTAATTTCGATCTTTTGATTCCTTCCGGTACAGCTGTTCAAAATGCGCGTTCGAGTTTTGTAGGTGATCATTTTACACGTGATGGCTATCACTTAAATCTGAACTACGGACGTTTCGTTGCTGCCTGTACCTGGTACGAGGCGTTATTTCATGAAAATGTACTCAACAATACATTTTTACCGCTAAAGGTAACCTATGTAGAGGGCGAAATTGCGCGAGCAGCAGCACATAAGGCTGTGGAATCACCCTATGCTGTTACCGTATTAAAAGATTTTCAATTCATGAATTAA
- a CDS encoding DinB family protein, translated as MSIKKSYLIELDHETKNTKRILERIPDDKLDWRPHEKSMSLGELAAHIVGLHNWVHQAIPKDVFDFKVDYQPIKVSSVEELKEILTIGLENNKAAIEDIKEEDWFKDWVLQSGDYLIARLPRAGAIRFIVNNHIVHHRGQLTVYLRLLDIAVPGLYGPSADEAMPS; from the coding sequence ATGAGTATCAAAAAGAGCTATTTGATCGAATTGGATCACGAAACAAAAAATACCAAACGTATTTTAGAACGCATACCAGACGATAAATTGGATTGGCGTCCACACGAAAAATCGATGAGTTTGGGAGAACTAGCTGCTCACATTGTTGGACTACATAATTGGGTACATCAAGCAATACCAAAAGATGTATTTGATTTTAAAGTGGATTATCAGCCCATTAAAGTATCTTCTGTAGAAGAATTAAAAGAGATATTAACAATAGGCCTGGAAAATAATAAGGCCGCAATTGAAGACATAAAGGAAGAAGACTGGTTTAAAGATTGGGTATTACAATCGGGCGATTATCTCATTGCACGTTTACCACGAGCCGGAGCAATACGTTTTATTGTCAATAATCATATTGTTCATCATCGTGGTCAGTTGACGGTTTATTTGCGATTATTGGATATTGCTGTCCCGGGCTTATATGGACCATCGGCAGACGAAGCAATGCCTAGTTAA
- the sucD gene encoding succinate--CoA ligase subunit alpha: MSVLVNKDSKVIVQGFTGNEGTYHATQMIEYGTNVVGGVTPGKGGQQHLDRPVFNTVQDAVDATGANVSIIFVPPAFAADAIMEAAAAGIEVIVCITEGIPTKDMIQVKSYLSDKNSRLIGPNCPGIITAGEAKIGIMPGFIFKKGNVGVVSKSGTLTYEAVDQTVKAGLGITTAIGIGGDPIIGTTTKEAVELLMNDPETEAIIMIGEIGGGMEAEAARWIKEHGTKPVVGFIAGQTAPPGRRMGHAGAIVGGADDTAAAKMKIMRECGIRVVESPAEIGKAIAEELAK, from the coding sequence ATGAGTGTATTAGTTAATAAAGATTCAAAAGTAATCGTTCAAGGTTTCACTGGAAACGAAGGTACTTACCATGCTACTCAAATGATTGAGTACGGAACAAATGTAGTTGGTGGTGTTACTCCTGGTAAAGGTGGTCAACAACACTTAGACCGTCCTGTATTCAATACTGTGCAAGATGCAGTAGACGCTACAGGAGCTAATGTTTCTATTATTTTTGTACCTCCAGCATTTGCTGCAGATGCGATCATGGAAGCTGCCGCGGCTGGTATCGAAGTGATTGTTTGTATTACAGAAGGTATCCCAACAAAAGATATGATCCAAGTAAAATCTTACTTGAGCGACAAAAACTCTCGTTTGATCGGTCCTAACTGCCCAGGTATCATCACTGCAGGTGAAGCTAAAATCGGTATCATGCCAGGATTTATCTTCAAAAAAGGTAATGTGGGTGTTGTTTCTAAATCAGGAACTTTAACTTACGAAGCCGTAGATCAAACTGTAAAAGCAGGATTAGGTATCACAACAGCAATCGGAATTGGTGGTGACCCTATCATTGGTACGACAACGAAAGAAGCTGTTGAATTATTAATGAACGACCCTGAAACTGAAGCGATCATCATGATTGGTGAAATCGGCGGTGGAATGGAAGCTGAAGCTGCTCGTTGGATCAAAGAACATGGTACCAAACCTGTTGTTGGATTTATCGCCGGTCAAACAGCGCCTCCAGGACGTCGTATGGGACACGCTGGTGCAATTGTAGGTGGTGCAGATGACACTGCTGCAGCAAAAATGAAAATCATGCGTGAGTGTGGTATTCGTGTTGTTGAGTCTCCGGCTGAAATTGGAAAAGCAATCGCAGAAGAATTGGCTAAATAA
- a CDS encoding RNA methyltransferase — protein MQKLSMDELQRTDVESFKKQEKTPITIVMDNVRSMHNVGSAFRTADGFAIEKIYLCGITGTPPHREIEKTALGATQSVAWEYHRDTSAVVDQLRTEGYVIIAIEQADDSVMLHQFEPENDKKYALIFGNEVNGVDEDVMEKIDTCIEIPQYGTKHSLNVSVAIGIILWDFIQKRNFN, from the coding sequence ATGCAAAAATTATCGATGGATGAACTTCAACGTACAGATGTTGAATCGTTTAAAAAACAAGAAAAAACTCCTATCACAATCGTTATGGACAATGTACGGAGCATGCATAATGTGGGCTCGGCCTTCCGTACTGCAGACGGATTTGCTATTGAAAAAATATACCTGTGTGGCATTACCGGCACACCTCCCCATCGCGAAATCGAAAAGACCGCCCTCGGGGCAACCCAATCGGTCGCTTGGGAATACCACAGAGATACCTCAGCTGTTGTAGATCAGCTTAGGACTGAAGGCTATGTCATTATTGCCATCGAGCAAGCAGATGATAGCGTTATGCTACATCAGTTTGAACCAGAAAATGACAAAAAGTATGCGCTGATTTTTGGAAATGAGGTTAATGGAGTCGATGAGGATGTCATGGAAAAAATCGATACCTGCATCGAAATCCCCCAATACGGGACTAAACATTCCTTAAATGTATCTGTCGCAATTGGCATTATTCTTTGGGATTTTATCCAAAAACGCAATTTCAATTAA
- the rpsT gene encoding 30S ribosomal protein S20, which translates to MANHKSAIKRIRANATKRLRNRYQAKTTRNAIKKLRHTTSAEEAKTLLPRVISMLDRLAKKNVIHKKKASNNKSKLTKFVNGLA; encoded by the coding sequence ATGGCAAATCATAAATCAGCGATCAAAAGAATTAGAGCAAACGCTACTAAACGTTTAAGAAACCGTTACCAAGCAAAAACTACACGTAACGCAATCAAAAAATTACGTCACACTACTTCTGCAGAAGAAGCAAAAACATTGTTACCACGCGTAATTTCTATGCTTGATCGTTTGGCAAAGAAAAATGTGATCCACAAGAAAAAAGCTTCTAACAACAAATCGAAGTTAACAAAATTTGTTAACGGTTTAGCGTAA
- a CDS encoding 3-keto-disaccharide hydrolase, whose translation MKFKHIIYSAGILLLSTSLFAKSQDKKPKPIQLFNGKDLKNWTPKIRNHKVGNNYKNTFRVEDGLLKVRYDGYDNFNFQYGHLFYNKEFSAYLLRVTYRFVGEQVNGGEGWAWRNSGAMLHGQDPNTMGVDQDFPISIEGQLLGGNGKDERTTSNLCTPGTNVVIDNKLFTPHCISSTSKTYAGDQWVTADFLVLGDSLVQHILENKVVLQYTKPQIGGGNVSGFDPKVKKDGQLLNKGTISLQSESHPIDFKKVELYDLEPYMKDPNKLKKVIAELLPNLQQ comes from the coding sequence ATGAAATTCAAACATATCATTTACAGTGCTGGAATCCTATTGCTTAGCACTTCTTTATTTGCCAAATCTCAAGATAAGAAACCCAAACCCATTCAATTATTTAATGGGAAAGATTTGAAGAACTGGACTCCAAAAATCAGAAACCACAAAGTTGGTAATAATTATAAAAATACATTTCGTGTAGAAGACGGTTTACTCAAGGTAAGATATGATGGTTATGATAATTTCAATTTTCAGTATGGCCATCTGTTCTACAATAAAGAGTTCTCAGCGTATTTGTTGCGTGTCACTTACAGATTTGTCGGTGAACAGGTAAATGGTGGAGAAGGTTGGGCTTGGCGTAATAGCGGAGCCATGCTACATGGACAGGATCCTAATACCATGGGTGTGGATCAAGACTTTCCAATATCTATCGAAGGGCAACTGCTGGGTGGAAATGGCAAGGACGAACGGACCACAAGTAATCTTTGTACACCAGGCACAAACGTTGTGATCGACAATAAACTATTCACACCACATTGCATCAGCTCAACATCAAAAACCTATGCTGGAGATCAATGGGTAACTGCTGATTTCTTGGTGTTGGGAGACTCTCTTGTGCAACATATCCTTGAAAACAAGGTCGTATTACAGTATACTAAACCCCAAATTGGTGGCGGCAATGTAAGTGGTTTCGATCCCAAAGTGAAGAAAGATGGACAGCTTTTAAACAAGGGTACTATTTCACTTCAGAGTGAGAGCCATCCCATTGATTTCAAAAAAGTGGAACTTTACGATTTAGAACCTTACATGAAAGATCCCAACAAATTGAAAAAGGTCATCGCAGAGCTACTTCCAAATTTACAGCAATAA
- a CDS encoding AraC family transcriptional regulator, giving the protein MNTQEISTDAKYVNRYYMTEVDSFEDSIYCHHAIIAENHISEHCHDKDQFLYTEGGVVFVKTEEKSYFLPARHYLWIPAGIKHSIHPSTPEVVMRNLYFPKATNDAPFYSKMGIYPVNDLLIELIMFTNRWNGNIFPVEEPKYSIATAFKLILPELSLHELPLALPYPSHQKLKDIVTYLEENIEENVSFKKLAGLFNISERTLARLFQKELNMSFIQYYTILRMLTALKLLLDEKLSVNEVALKVGYNSLPTFSNTFNKVVGIRPSEYVKQKELLI; this is encoded by the coding sequence ATGAATACACAAGAGATAAGCACAGATGCCAAATATGTCAACCGTTACTATATGACGGAAGTAGACTCATTTGAAGATAGCATTTACTGTCACCACGCTATTATAGCAGAAAACCATATTTCCGAACATTGCCATGATAAGGATCAATTTCTATATACAGAAGGCGGTGTCGTATTTGTTAAAACAGAGGAAAAATCTTATTTTCTACCTGCCCGTCATTATTTGTGGATTCCTGCTGGCATAAAACATAGTATTCATCCAAGTACCCCTGAGGTCGTTATGCGTAATTTGTATTTTCCCAAAGCCACTAATGACGCCCCCTTCTACAGTAAAATGGGAATTTATCCAGTAAATGATCTTTTGATAGAGCTGATTATGTTTACCAACCGCTGGAATGGCAATATCTTTCCAGTCGAAGAACCTAAATATAGTATCGCTACAGCATTTAAACTTATCCTTCCGGAACTATCGCTACATGAGCTTCCATTAGCCTTGCCCTATCCTAGTCATCAGAAATTAAAGGATATTGTCACTTACCTCGAAGAAAATATAGAGGAAAACGTCAGCTTTAAAAAACTTGCCGGATTATTTAACATTAGTGAACGCACATTGGCTAGACTATTTCAAAAGGAATTAAATATGTCTTTTATCCAATACTACACGATCCTCAGAATGCTGACCGCACTTAAGCTCCTTTTGGACGAAAAACTAAGCGTAAATGAAGTTGCGCTCAAAGTTGGATACAATAGCCTTCCCACATTTAGTAACACATTCAATAAGGTCGTCGGCATCCGTCCAAGCGAATATGTGAAACAAAAAGAATTGCTTATTTAA